The Arachidicoccus terrestris genome includes the window TGGAGAGGAATGGTCTATGGCATGACAGATCGCTTGTTGTGGTCAAAGACCGCAGATCCACGACCCTTGTGGAAACAGTGGGATAGCTTCGGTATTGGGACCGCTGAGATGATCGGCTACTGGGCTACTGATAATCCGGTTACGACGAATAACCCTAAAGTGCCGGCTACGATTTATCAGAAAAAAGGCAAAGTCCTGATCGCCATAGCCAGCTGGGCACCTAAAGTGACGGAAGTTCGCCTGCGCATCAACTGGAAGGCACTGGGACTGGATCCGGACCGGGTAACCTTACAGGCGCCCCGGATTGAAAAGTTCCAGGAAGAGAAAACCTTTGACCCAAATGGAACTATTCCGGTCCAACCTGGTAAGGGATGGTTACTGGAGTTGAGCCAGCATTAGATGATAGGGAACGGAAGCATCTGGCAATTAAGATGATCAGGAAGCGTTGGGCATATCTGGAATAGGTAGACCTGGTGCTTCCCGCTTTCATATAGGAAAGGGGGTGTCGCTGTGCTGACGTTGCCTCTCATCTTTGAATTGTTTAACTTTGTCCTTATGGAAACATTGGAGACTATTCAGGATTATTATGAATCTACCTGCAGAAGCATGCCTTTGGATTTGCAAAGGGGTAACGGGCTCACCCGGCATTTTAACGTATTTGTTCGTAATAATTGTTTTAAGACCCTGCCGTTTATAAGAAGAGATTATTATAAGATTTGCCTTTGTAAAGGCAAGGCTATTTTGTTTACAGAGAAGGGCGAAATGGAGGTCAATAAACCTACTTTATTTTTCTCCAGTCCCCTGGTACGTTTTGGCTGGCATAATATCTCTGAAGAACAGCAAGGATATGTCTGTGTTTTTAATGAAGTGTTTGTGACACCCGGCATCCGGGCAGACCTTAAGAGGCTCAGCCAGGTTTTTGAAAAGGATGTCTATCCGCTGGTAGCTTTGACAGATGATCAGTATGATCAGCTGTCCGGTTATTTTGCAACCATGGCGAGTGAGTATAAGGATTGTTTTGAGTTTAAAGACGAGATCATCCGGCATTTACTGAAAGTGGTTATCCTTTCCGGAATGAAGATCCGTAAATCTCTTGCACCTATAAGAGCTGTAGAAAGAAAGGACTATCTGGTAGGCCGTTTTTTGGACTTACTCGATAGTCAATACCCCATAGATTCCCCCCGAAATATGATTCATCTTAAGGCTCCTGCTGATTTTGCAAGTGAGCTGAATATCCACATTAATCACCTTAATCATATTATTAAAGCCAATACAGGTAAGACCACAGGGCAGC containing:
- a CDS encoding helix-turn-helix domain-containing protein encodes the protein METLETIQDYYESTCRSMPLDLQRGNGLTRHFNVFVRNNCFKTLPFIRRDYYKICLCKGKAILFTEKGEMEVNKPTLFFSSPLVRFGWHNISEEQQGYVCVFNEVFVTPGIRADLKRLSQVFEKDVYPLVALTDDQYDQLSGYFATMASEYKDCFEFKDEIIRHLLKVVILSGMKIRKSLAPIRAVERKDYLVGRFLDLLDSQYPIDSPRNMIHLKAPADFASELNIHINHLNHIIKANTGKTTGQLIAEKKIAEALSLLKNTDWTVQEISSSLGFEYPQYFNLFFKRQTGKSPKTYRSLFVSNI